Proteins co-encoded in one Cytobacillus sp. NJ13 genomic window:
- a CDS encoding M14 family zinc carboxypeptidase — protein MKKMAGKIAFLTAFIVMLFSTLSLAATVPGGPSGNGNTSINSMLSYEDVVKTLNGIEQTSKGKVEVFTLDRFGKSEQGRSIYVAKVGTGEKKIWIQAQIHGNEKLVTEAALQLLKTYASNNSKEVQTVLEESTLYFIPMYNPDGAEMNTRGTKVMETGQLLDLNRDWAAEGGFKAKESKVVYSYWAELKPDFAIDLHHQGLKQVYGTNEATSFSLGISLAPNGPTLPAYKNYNDVTRQMLAYVYDEMSGYGYTHIDRYQIVDSEKQVGYDIDIKGGVVSAMMMGLNYNGLNPENHSHPAVFFETKGNSSDGSLGQKSNGYLTKQNYLALKSLVYGYVTGEVNEVDPERWNDIPSYPLAGYWTDYNGIVPAGSSGF, from the coding sequence ATGAAGAAAATGGCAGGGAAAATCGCATTTCTGACAGCATTTATTGTTATGCTGTTCTCTACACTTTCCTTAGCGGCAACCGTACCAGGAGGGCCATCTGGAAATGGAAACACCAGTATTAACAGCATGCTGTCCTACGAAGATGTCGTGAAAACACTCAACGGCATTGAACAGACAAGCAAGGGGAAGGTGGAAGTTTTTACACTCGACCGCTTCGGAAAATCAGAGCAGGGAAGAAGCATTTATGTAGCCAAGGTTGGAACCGGGGAAAAGAAAATCTGGATTCAAGCTCAAATCCATGGAAATGAAAAGCTGGTTACAGAGGCAGCGCTTCAGCTGTTAAAAACTTATGCGAGCAACAATTCCAAAGAGGTACAGACTGTTCTGGAAGAGTCCACACTATACTTCATTCCAATGTACAATCCGGATGGAGCAGAAATGAATACCCGTGGTACAAAGGTTATGGAGACAGGACAATTACTGGATTTGAATCGTGATTGGGCAGCTGAAGGCGGTTTTAAAGCAAAAGAGTCTAAAGTCGTTTATTCTTATTGGGCAGAATTGAAACCTGATTTTGCGATCGATTTGCATCATCAAGGATTAAAACAGGTTTATGGAACAAATGAAGCAACGTCATTTTCACTCGGTATTTCCCTGGCGCCGAACGGACCAACACTGCCTGCATACAAAAACTACAATGATGTGACAAGGCAGATGCTGGCATATGTCTACGATGAAATGAGCGGATACGGCTATACCCATATCGACCGCTACCAGATTGTTGATAGTGAAAAACAAGTAGGCTATGATATCGACATTAAAGGCGGAGTCGTTTCTGCTATGATGATGGGATTGAATTATAATGGTTTGAACCCGGAAAATCACAGCCATCCAGCAGTATTTTTTGAAACAAAAGGGAATTCAAGCGATGGCAGCCTGGGGCAGAAATCGAACGGATATTTAACAAAACAAAACTATTTAGCTTTAAAATCATTGGTATATGGCTATGTTACAGGAGAAGTAAATGAAGTGGATCCTGAGCGCTGGAATGACATCCCGTCTTATCCTTTAGCAGGCTATTGGACAGATTATAATGGGATTGTTCCTGCGGGATCATCAGGATTTTAA
- a CDS encoding DMT family transporter, with translation MLTLATATWGSAFIAGKFAVQSFEPATVAFLRFLGAAILLFPLMWIMEKDRKRPNLRDHGLFALLGLTGIALYNICFFLATKHAPVIKSSLFIASNPVLIVLLSGLFLKEKITKNHIIGMAVALTGVVFIITDGHLLTLFQYGFEPIDFVLLGAVVSWAIYSVVGKVVLKKFSSVESTTYAVAYGTLFLLPFASAETSWMDIQQASITTWAAIAHMSIFVTVVSFVLYYNGIKEVGAAKASIFINVMPVSAVIMATAFLGETFTMAHGIGAAFVLTGVYIGTNAKIFQRRLHKQSMKNETA, from the coding sequence ATGCTGACTTTGGCTACTGCTACATGGGGCAGCGCTTTTATTGCCGGCAAGTTTGCTGTTCAAAGCTTTGAACCTGCAACAGTTGCTTTTTTGCGGTTTTTGGGAGCTGCCATCCTGCTTTTTCCGCTCATGTGGATCATGGAGAAAGACCGGAAACGACCGAATTTAAGGGATCATGGATTGTTTGCTCTTTTGGGCCTGACCGGAATTGCCCTGTATAATATTTGTTTTTTCCTGGCCACAAAGCATGCGCCAGTGATTAAAAGCTCATTATTTATTGCTTCAAACCCGGTGCTGATCGTCCTTTTATCAGGATTATTCCTAAAAGAAAAAATCACAAAAAATCATATCATTGGAATGGCCGTTGCTTTGACAGGTGTAGTGTTTATTATTACAGATGGCCATTTGCTCACTCTTTTCCAATATGGCTTTGAACCCATTGACTTCGTATTGCTTGGAGCTGTGGTCAGCTGGGCCATCTATAGTGTTGTAGGGAAAGTAGTTTTGAAAAAATTCAGCTCAGTGGAATCCACTACTTATGCAGTTGCCTATGGAACCTTATTTCTATTGCCATTCGCTTCGGCTGAAACATCGTGGATGGATATCCAGCAAGCCAGCATTACGACATGGGCTGCGATTGCCCATATGAGCATTTTTGTTACCGTGGTTTCATTTGTGTTGTATTACAACGGAATTAAAGAGGTCGGTGCGGCCAAGGCCTCCATTTTTATTAATGTGATGCCTGTATCTGCCGTTATCATGGCTACAGCCTTTTTGGGTGAAACGTTCACCATGGCTCATGGAATTGGGGCAGCATTCGTTCTGACTGGTGTTTATATAGGAACAAATGCGAAAATATTTCAGAGAAGGCTGCATAAACAGTCAATGAAAAATGAGACGGCATAA
- a CDS encoding helix-turn-helix domain-containing protein: MIIGKIIKFYRERDGLTQGQLGEGICSVTHLSKIERGITEYSGEITHLLARRLGINPEEEILRYHQLAKRLNEWHESMIMQRIQESEQIKKELQIEKLIHMPDFQTLYGLLSARYYLSVSDLESASKLISDLNKTSAAFSPHDANLLKHIQGIYYFLTGQYRDCISCLASIDRDQYNYEEYYYHLAIAYHSIHSNITAYYYGKKALQYFQRTLNILRIIDTEMLLIVQLNAKELHDFNETKEKYEQLIKLCDACNSGDRKSKLYHNLAFEYFRRKKYRESAGLYEEALKLTAENAPHYLTALDGYIHTCYKGKLQAGSALIKLAEEGMERAKAADSYTWIYFQLHLHLLRNEEQQYYQFIEETALPYFKKIGYGILIDHYEKKLFHFYSERGEAQKAIELARSFIHKQKSYYDHE; encoded by the coding sequence ATGATCATTGGGAAAATAATTAAGTTTTACAGGGAAAGAGATGGTCTAACTCAGGGTCAGCTGGGGGAAGGGATTTGTTCGGTAACCCATTTGAGTAAAATTGAACGGGGAATTACCGAATACTCCGGAGAAATAACACATCTTCTGGCCAGGAGGCTCGGCATTAATCCCGAAGAGGAAATACTTCGATATCATCAGCTTGCAAAGAGGCTGAATGAATGGCATGAGAGCATGATCATGCAGCGAATACAGGAATCTGAACAGATAAAAAAGGAACTGCAGATTGAAAAACTGATTCATATGCCTGATTTTCAGACTCTATATGGCCTGCTGTCAGCCAGGTACTATTTATCTGTGAGTGATTTGGAGTCAGCATCAAAATTGATTTCGGATCTTAATAAAACTTCCGCTGCCTTTTCACCTCATGATGCGAATCTGTTAAAGCATATCCAGGGCATCTATTATTTTCTTACAGGTCAATACCGTGACTGTATCAGCTGTTTAGCTTCCATTGACAGAGATCAGTATAACTATGAAGAATACTATTATCATTTAGCGATTGCTTACCATTCCATTCATTCAAATATCACAGCCTATTATTATGGCAAAAAGGCTCTTCAGTATTTTCAAAGAACCTTAAACATCCTCCGCATTATCGACACAGAAATGCTGCTGATTGTTCAGCTAAATGCCAAGGAACTTCATGATTTTAATGAAACAAAGGAAAAATATGAACAGTTAATTAAGCTATGTGATGCGTGTAATTCAGGTGACCGAAAATCCAAGCTCTATCATAATCTGGCATTTGAATATTTTCGCCGAAAGAAATACAGGGAATCAGCAGGCCTTTATGAAGAAGCACTGAAGCTTACGGCCGAAAATGCTCCTCACTATTTAACTGCTTTAGATGGATACATTCATACCTGTTATAAAGGAAAACTTCAGGCCGGCAGTGCGTTAATAAAATTAGCTGAAGAAGGCATGGAGAGGGCAAAGGCAGCTGATTCTTATACCTGGATTTATTTTCAGCTTCATCTCCATTTATTGAGAAATGAAGAACAGCAATACTATCAATTTATTGAGGAAACAGCCTTGCCGTACTTTAAAAAAATTGGATATGGCATTTTAATCGACCATTATGAGAAAAAGCTTTTCCACTTTTACTCAGAAAGAGGCGAGGCTCAAAAAGCGATAGAGCTCGCACGTTCTTTTATACATAAACAGAAAAGCTATTATGATCACGAGTAG